One Falco biarmicus isolate bFalBia1 chromosome 9, bFalBia1.pri, whole genome shotgun sequence genomic region harbors:
- the SURF6 gene encoding surfeit locus protein 6: MASLAAQDSYLQGLARKVCVQHAPEPRKRKFVSKPGQPEDAGRQLKKKKRKKPRKQAEETNAPSVKQLVSNASKPTAGQKAALQASKSSPQGVTQSRNEGSAPGSKSELFSPSFSAMNLLRQRLHEKIKKASGQDDAKELPPAVLEKRQRRKYERERKKRRRKELKMKAKTEKKETEEVPIEPESKKEESTAEVVFNRVEVHGENELSKIQKKKEKRKAVKGNITPLTGRNYKQLLSRLETRKNKLEELKDKDQKKAEELENKMKWTNALYKAEGVKIRDNEERLKEALKRKEKRKAQRQRRWEERTEKVVERMQQRQEKRRKNIQKKKKDRIEKKKARARKKGRVLPEDLKKAGL, from the exons ATGGCCAGCCTGGCCGCCCAGGACTCCTACCTGCAGGGCTTGGCGAGGAAGGTCTGCGTGCAGCACGCCCCGGAGCCGCGGAAGAGGAAATTCG TGTCTAAGCCAGGTCAGCCTGAGGATGCTGGCAGACAGctcaagaaaaagaagagaaagaaacccAGGAAGCAAGCTGAGGAGACAAATGCTCCTTCAGTCAAACAGCTGGTCTCTAACGCCAGTAAACCTACTGCAGGACAGAAAGCAGCCCTTCAGGCCAGCAAATCATCTCCACAGGGTGTTacacagagcagaaatgagGGTTCAGCTCCTG ggAGCAAAAGTGAactgttttccccttctttttctgcaaTGAATCTCTTGCGTCAGAGACTACATGAGAAGATTAAAAAAGCTTCTGGACAA GATGATGCCAAAGAATTACCCCCTGCAGTCCTGGAGAAGAGGCAGCGGAGGAAgtatgagagagagagaaagaagcgCCGACGGAAGGAGTTGAAGATGAAGgcaaaaacagagaagaaagaaactgagGAGGTACCAATAGagccagaaagcaaaaaggaggagagcacagctgaggttgtcTTTAACAGGGTCGAGGTCCATGGGGAGAATGAGTTGAGCAAGATccagaagaagaaggagaagaggaaagcagtgaAAGGCAATATCACTCCTCTGACGGGCAGAAACTacaagcagctgctgagcaggcTGGAGACCAGGAAGAATAAGCTGGAGGAACTCAAAGATAAGGACCAGAAGAAAGCTGAGGAGCTAGAGAACAAGATGAAATGGACAAATGCTCTCTATAAGGCGGAAGGCGTGAAGATTCGTGACAATGAGGAGCGTCTGAAAGAAGCTCTGAAGCGTAAGGAGAAGCGTAAAGCACAACGCCAAAGGCGGTGGGAGGAGCGGACGGAAAAAGTGGTGGAAAGGATGCAACAGCGGCAGGAAAAGCGTCGCAAGAACAttcagaagaagaagaaggatAGGATAGAGAAGAAGAAAGCCAGGGCCCGGAAGAAAGGCCGGGTGCTGCCAGAGGACTTGAAAAAAGCTGGTTTATAG